The following proteins come from a genomic window of Trifolium pratense cultivar HEN17-A07 linkage group LG4, ARS_RC_1.1, whole genome shotgun sequence:
- the LOC123922332 gene encoding uncharacterized protein LOC123922332, which produces MTEVSYFEETSSYHTDVICDNKIESAELSLTAEENFKKKYSIFKNIFSRKNILKFGIMTGEEAIPIDSTHGNIVISTIDTAQLKERIKTFSENERSKIGYIHISTIQILIKSTFMKGINSPLEIALKDSRILDTDQATIAKGNCNLKYGKIKFDINLQIGLSLKDKDLDRSIVFHYKMKNKNFMKKGNHPFTIYYRINYALSNSHHSIEFKGKDIIHIDELFAPIVTLKSPIFKSLARNSCSLIEADRDLFEETEDKSLFRSKSLRITPPKRDFYISEQKELSKLHSSIEGLSLQVQNLDRKI; this is translated from the coding sequence ATGACTGAAGTATCATATTTCGAAGAAACATCTAGCTATCACACAGATGTTATCTGtgataataaaatagaaagtgCAGAATTATCTTTAACTGCAGAAGAAAATTTCAAGAAGAAATATagcattttcaaaaatattttctcaagaAAAAATATTCTGAAATTTGGAATAATGACAGGAGAAGAAGCAATTCCCATTGATTCTACTCATGGAAATATAGTTATATCTACTATAGATACAGCTCAActtaaagaaagaattaaaactTTTTCAGAAAATGAAAGATCTAAGATCGGTTATATTCATATATCGaccattcaaattttaattaaaagtacTTTTATGAAAGGTATTAATTCACCTCTAGAAATAGCTTTAAAAGACTCTAGAATTCTAGACACAGATCAAGCAACAATTGCAAAAGGAAATTGCAATCTAAAATATGgtaaaatcaaatttgatataaatttaCAAATTGGTTTATCCCTAAAAGATAAGGATCTTGATAGATCTATAGTTTttcattataaaatgaaaaacaaaaattttatgaaaaaaggtAATCACCCCTTTACCATTTACTATAGAATTAACTATGCTCTGAGTAATTCACATCACAGTATAGAATTCAAAGGAAAAGACATAATTCATATTGACGAATTGTTTGCACCTATAGTGACTCTAAAGTCACCTATATTCAAAAGCCTAGCAAGGAATAGTTGTTCTTTGATAGAAGCTGACAGAGATCTGTTTGAGGAAACAGAAGACAAATCGTTATTTAGAAGCAAAAGCCTTAGAATAACACCACCCAAAAGAGATTTTTATATCTCAGAACAAAAAGAGCTAAGTAAGCTACATAGTTCAATAGAAGGACTATCCTTACAAGTCCAAAATTTGGATAGAAAAATCTAA
- the LOC123921671 gene encoding transcription termination factor MTEF18, mitochondrial-like, with the protein MGTLSLHPNLNLFFLFHPPSTHKNPNFFHQNPNFSPSSLSLKSSIFHCSKSNHIPAISQSTPTRIKRVSRATKIKAQRALLDYLLYTRNYAFPDAEFISKNSPHFIHYLISKINIQDGDVFRSLRRYLMYNPINEFEPFLESLGIKQRELQLFLPKGLFFLIDDSVLVDNFHVLYNHGVPRNRIGKIYKEAREVFRYGSGVLAKKFKNYEDLGLSKSSIVKLVICCPLLLVGDVDPEFVAVLDWLKKIGIESQWIVCCMSCIRKFSWKKMIDTIKFVHEVGYSEKQMYDLFKADPRLLLEGSGKKMYLFLGRLIKSGVDVNVVRSCFAEHPDLLSRKSVNNLIAVIAFLYNIRMEQDDMEHVLTNYMHILSKHSIKGHITVCKELRVGKADLCRIIKDDPLELISLASKLEQIRVGREHYYDPRNYLDKTTFLLKLNYIENSEEMEEAMEIFKGRGDRLQERFDCLVEAGLDYNSVVRMIRQDPRILNLKKTLLQKKLDFIKNTSGFPIECVVGYPYYFSRDLGRVSARFSMYQWLKKRNAIDPVKSFRNIVSINENNFVKYFVNMHPEGPTVWESIKSLSNKYWN; encoded by the coding sequence ATGGGAACTCTTTCCCTTCATCCCAATCTCAACCTATTCTTTCTCTTCCACCCCCCTTCCACACacaaaaaccctaatttcttccaccaaaaccctaatttctcaCCTTCTTCCCTTTCTCTCAAATCTTCAATCTTCCACTGTTCAAAATCCAACCACATTCCCGCTATTTCTCAATCAACTCCAACTCGCATCAAACGCGTCTCTAGAGCCACTAAAATCAAAGCACAACGTGCCCTACTTGATTACCTTCTCTACACTCGAAATTACGCTTTCCCAGACGCAGAATTCATCTCAAAAAACTCTCCACATTTCATCCATTATCTTATCTCCAAGATCAACATTCAAGACGGCGACGTTTTTCGCTCTCTGAGGAGGTATCTTATGTATAACCCTATTAACGAATTTGAACCATTTTTAGAGAGTTTAGGTATTAAACAAAGGGAATTGCAATTATTTTTGCCTAAAGGCTTGTTTTTTCTTATTGATGATAGTGTTTTGGTTGATAATTTTCATGTATTGTATAATCATGGGGTTCCGAGGAATAGAATAGGGAAAATTTATAAAGAAGCAAGAGAGGTTTTTCGGTACGGTAGTGGTGTTTTGGCaaagaaattcaaaaattaCGAAGATTTGGGTTTGAGTAAATCTTCTATTGTCAAGCTTGTTATTTGTTGTCCATTGCTTTTGGTTGGTGATGTTGATCCTGAGTTTGTTGCTGTTCTTGATTGGTTGAAGAAAATTGGGATTGAGAGTCAATGGATTGTGTGCTGTATGTCTTGTATAAGAAAGTTTAGTTGGAAAAAAATGATCGACACTATAAAGTTTGTTCATGAAGTTGGATATTCTGAGAAACAAATGTATGATTTGTTTAAAGCGGACCCTAGATTGTTGTTGGAAGGTTCAGGGAAGAAGATGTACTTGTTTTTGGGTCGGTTGATTAAGTCTGGTGTTGATGTGAATGTGGTTCGTTCTTGTTTTGCAGAGCATCCCGATTTGTTGTCAAGGAAGAGTGTGAACAATTTGATTGCCGTGATTGCTTTTTTGTATAATATTCGAATGGAACAAGATGATATGGAGCATGTTTTGACTAACTACATGCATATCCTGAGCAAACATTCGATAAAAGGTCATATAACTGTTTGTAAGGAGTTAAGAGTTGGAAAAGCTGATTTATGccgaatcataaaggatgatccaTTAGAGCTTATTAGTTTGGCTTCAAAATTGGAACAGATTAGAGTTGGAAGGGAACACTATTATGACCCACGTAATTATTTGGATAAAACAACTTTCTTGCTGAAATTGAACTATATTGAGAATTCTGAGGAGATGGAAGAAGCAATGGAGATATTTAAAGGGAGAGGTGATCGGTTACAAGAGAGATTTGATTGCCTGGTAGAAGCTGGTTTGGATTATAACAGCGTGGTTAGAATGATAAGGCAAGATCCTAGGATTCTAAACCTGAAGAAAACTTTACTTCAAAAGAAGCTTGACTTCATAAAAAACACTTCAGGTTTCCCAATAGAATGTGTTGTGGGATACCCATATTACTTTTCTCGTGATTTGGGCAGAGTTAGTGCAAGATTTTCAATGTATCAGTGGTTGAAGAAGAGGAATGCAATCGATCCTGTTAAATCCTTCCGCAACATAGTTTCAATTAAcgaaaataattttgtaaaatactTTGTGAATATGCATCCAGAAGGTCCAACAGTCTGGGAGAGTATAAAAagtttatcaaacaaatattggAATTAA
- the LOC123921673 gene encoding GDSL esterase/lipase At2g04570-like yields MELQSKLLALLSLNIFCLLFYKANAKVPAIIVFGDSSVDAGNNNFIPTVARSNFQPYGRDFLGGKATGRFSNGRIPTDFISEAFGIKEYVPAYLDPKYNISDFATGVSFASAATGYDNATSDVLSVIPLWKQLEYYKEYQKNLSSYLGETKAKETISESVHLMSIGTNDFLENYYSMPGRRSQYTPEQYQTFLAGIAENFIRNLYGLGARKISLGGLPPMGCLPLERTTNFMEQNGCVARFNNIALEFNDKLKNITTKLNQELTGMKLLFSNPYYIMLHIIKKPESYGFESASVACCATGMFEMGYACSRGRMFSCTDASKFVFWDSFHPTEKTNSIVAKYVVEHVLAQFLE; encoded by the exons ATGGAATTGCAATCAAAGCTACTAGCATTACTCTCATTGAACATTTTCTGCCTCCTTTTCTACAAGGCCAATGCAAAGGTTCCGGCAATAATCGTGTTCGGCGACTCCTCCGTTGATGCtggaaacaacaactttattccAACGGTTGCACGGAGCAATTTTCAGCCATATGGACGTGACTTTTTAGGTGGAAAAGCGACCGGAAGGTTCTCTAATGGGAGAATACCAACTGATTTCATATCAGAAGCTTTTGGTATAAAAGAATATGTGCCTGCATACTTGGATCCTAAGTATAATATTTCAGATTTTGCTACTGGTGTCAGTTTTGCTTCTGCTGCTACTGGTTATGATAATGCAACTTCAGATGTACTT TCTGTGATACCATTATGGAAGCAATTAGAGTACTACAAGGAATACCAAAAGAATCTGAGTTCATATCTTGGTGAAACCAAAGCAAAAGAGACAATATCCGAATCAGTACACCTTATGAGTATAGGAACAAATGATTTCCTAGAAAATTACTATTCCATGCCTGGCAGGAGATCACAGTACACACCTGAACAGTACCAAACTTTTCTTGCTGGAATAGCTGAGAATTTCATAAGGAATCTATATGGTCTTGGTGCTAGGAAGATATCCCTTGGAGGGTTACCTCCCATGGGATGTTTGCCATTGGAGAGAACCACAAATTTTATGGAGCAGAATGGTTGTGTTGCCAGATTCAATAACATAGCACTTGAGTTCAATGATAAGCTCAAGAATATAACTACTAAGCTCAACCAGGAGCTAACTGGAATGAAATTGTTGTTTTCAAATCCGTATTACATTATGttacacatcataaaaaaaccTGAATCCTATG GGTTTGAATCAGCCTCAGTAGCATGTTGTGCTACTGGAATGTTTGAGATGGGTTATGCCTGCAGCAGGGGCAGAATGTTCAGTTGCACAGATGCTTCCAAATTTGTGTTTTGGGACTCTTTCCATCCAACAGAAAAAACAAATAGTATTGTTGCAAAATATGTGGTGGAGCATGTGTTAGCTCAGTTTTTAGAatga